Proteins found in one Opitutaceae bacterium genomic segment:
- the aroQ gene encoding type II 3-dehydroquinate dehydratase: MKKIAIINGPNLDRLGKREPHIYGSASLADLEAALKAEFGGRAQLEFLQSNHEGDLIDGIARFADTGFAGLVINAGGLTHTSVALRDAIAGSQIPTVEVHISNIHKREEFRHKSVTAPACVGMISGLGTEGYFAAVRFLLKA; the protein is encoded by the coding sequence ATGAAGAAGATCGCCATCATCAATGGTCCAAATCTCGACCGGCTGGGAAAGCGCGAACCCCACATCTATGGGAGTGCCTCGCTGGCGGACCTGGAGGCTGCGCTGAAGGCGGAGTTTGGAGGAAGGGCGCAGCTGGAGTTTCTTCAATCAAACCATGAGGGCGATCTAATCGATGGTATCGCACGCTTTGCGGATACCGGTTTCGCCGGGCTCGTCATAAACGCAGGTGGCCTCACGCATACCAGCGTCGCGTTGCGGGACGCCATAGCCGGGTCCCAGATCCCCACGGTGGAGGTTCACATCTCGAACATCCACAAACGCGAGGAGTTCCGACACAAGTCGGTCACGGCGCCCGCCTGTGTCGGCATGATCTCGGGCCTAGGCACCGAGGGCTATTTCGCCGCTGTACGGTTTCTGCTGAAGGCCTGA
- a CDS encoding phosphatidylglycerophosphatase A gives MSFANPVWTRFLPSSVVLSLARVGPLGRMRKAPGTWGSLGGVFLQLAVFHPLGTVLSLVLLAPLVWIGAALCGEAEFRLARRDPGEVVLDEFLSMPLCYLGWQQMVGILPAGWGPWPILLAGFLLFRMYDITKPLVIGKLQDLPGGWGVMCDDLAAALATCATLHGLVWAWQHWQR, from the coding sequence CGCGGTTCCTGCCGAGCTCGGTTGTGTTGTCCCTGGCCCGGGTAGGCCCGCTGGGACGCATGCGCAAAGCTCCCGGCACCTGGGGATCACTCGGAGGTGTCTTCCTACAGTTAGCCGTGTTCCACCCGTTGGGGACCGTTCTTTCGCTCGTTTTGCTCGCTCCCCTTGTCTGGATCGGGGCGGCGCTCTGCGGGGAAGCTGAGTTCCGGCTCGCCAGGCGCGACCCGGGCGAAGTGGTCCTCGATGAATTTCTCTCCATGCCCCTCTGCTACCTGGGCTGGCAGCAGATGGTGGGCATCCTACCCGCCGGGTGGGGGCCGTGGCCGATCCTGCTCGCAGGTTTCCTGCTCTTCCGGATGTACGATATCACCAAGCCTCTTGTCATCGGTAAACTGCAGGACCTTCCCGGGGGCTGGGGCGTGATGTGCGATGACCTCGCCGCTGCGCTCGCCACCTGCGCCACTCTCCACGGACTGGTTTGGGCTTGGCAGCACTGGCAGCGTTGA
- a CDS encoding TonB-dependent receptor codes for MLPRTAAQPDSVVTIPPLQVLDSRPTGAFGAISTSKVFGGALGQQVLDVTSLSPNFSYSSAGPGSFGAIVSARGLSNTPYFGEPSLAWYVDDLPLTTIAAMPTLIPGLDSVDWLRGPQAGFSLGRSGPAGTAMMRTLSPTPGRGQLRIGMGSRSRVVADARVDARTGSLDARAALAYHREDGYVHNRSLGQSVGDVDHRGVNARVRVRLGGSADATLQVLGTQARDGAQPLVPLRETGLGYYEVERDSEGRTETDFGGAVLSMRATGSFGVLASHTSVVDWKLSPYVNSLALPPLLTSTLSQEQRAYSQELRWQAGELLEFPFTAGVWWSDSRTRGAVDRQLFGTVPLENSSFEMRRQTTAAYAQSVLMSEEGWSLEGGFRVERQRTDFGRIQSVPQPDGFRRGRQKTRYLPKLALTIPVTAKSHLLVIASEAYKPEGYSAYTDNRRLAPFQAERVRSGEVWWEWTPSSNLSLATRAFRYDIRNYQIERSFTATDYLVVNAPRARSTGAEVEAVARLAPSIWLRGGFGWQEVKLLRFTDPFTGIAHDGNVAPYAPGFTGRVEGEIRLLGGLTLFAEARRTGTTYFTEDENVLYRQREYTVVSAALVWEFRGWTVTARGSNLLEEKYRTLIVPGIDHAVPGAPRTLSVEVGLRF; via the coding sequence TTGCTCCCCCGCACCGCGGCGCAGCCGGACTCCGTCGTCACCATCCCGCCGCTGCAGGTACTCGACTCACGTCCGACAGGTGCCTTCGGTGCAATCTCCACGAGCAAAGTTTTCGGCGGGGCGCTTGGTCAGCAAGTCCTCGATGTGACAAGCCTTTCTCCGAATTTCTCGTACTCGAGCGCGGGGCCCGGCTCATTCGGCGCCATTGTCTCAGCCAGGGGGCTATCCAACACCCCCTATTTCGGAGAGCCCTCGCTGGCGTGGTACGTGGATGACCTGCCTCTGACAACTATCGCAGCCATGCCCACCCTCATCCCCGGCTTGGATTCGGTTGACTGGCTCCGAGGCCCGCAAGCCGGGTTCTCTCTTGGAAGGAGTGGGCCTGCGGGCACAGCCATGATGCGGACGCTTTCTCCCACGCCAGGCCGAGGACAACTCAGGATTGGGATGGGATCGCGCAGCCGCGTGGTGGCGGATGCACGGGTGGACGCGCGCACGGGCAGCCTAGATGCGCGAGCCGCCCTGGCTTATCACCGAGAGGACGGTTACGTTCACAATCGCTCCCTCGGACAATCGGTTGGTGATGTCGATCACCGGGGCGTCAATGCGCGCGTGCGCGTGCGACTCGGCGGCTCCGCGGATGCCACCCTTCAGGTGCTGGGCACCCAGGCGCGCGACGGTGCACAGCCGCTCGTCCCGTTGCGGGAAACCGGGCTCGGGTACTACGAGGTCGAGCGAGATTCGGAGGGACGGACCGAGACGGACTTCGGGGGCGCGGTGCTGAGCATGAGAGCGACCGGTTCGTTCGGTGTTCTCGCGAGCCACACCTCCGTCGTGGATTGGAAGCTCTCCCCTTATGTGAATTCATTGGCCCTGCCGCCTCTGCTCACATCGACACTGTCGCAGGAGCAACGGGCCTACTCCCAGGAACTCCGCTGGCAGGCGGGCGAGCTTCTCGAATTCCCATTTACTGCCGGTGTCTGGTGGTCCGACAGCCGCACCCGCGGGGCGGTGGACCGTCAACTCTTCGGTACCGTTCCGCTCGAGAATTCCTCTTTTGAAATGCGCAGGCAAACAACAGCCGCCTACGCCCAAAGCGTGCTGATGAGCGAGGAGGGGTGGTCGCTTGAAGGGGGCTTCCGCGTGGAGCGCCAGCGTACGGATTTCGGGCGAATTCAGAGCGTGCCCCAGCCTGACGGCTTTAGGCGCGGCCGGCAGAAGACGCGCTATCTTCCAAAACTGGCACTCACCATCCCCGTCACAGCGAAGAGCCACCTCCTGGTGATTGCCTCCGAAGCCTACAAACCGGAGGGCTATTCTGCTTACACGGACAACCGGAGACTGGCTCCCTTTCAAGCAGAGCGGGTGCGGTCCGGCGAAGTCTGGTGGGAATGGACCCCCTCTTCCAACCTGTCGCTCGCCACCCGCGCGTTTCGGTACGACATCCGAAATTACCAAATCGAACGGTCCTTCACGGCGACTGATTACCTCGTGGTGAATGCGCCTCGAGCACGTTCAACCGGCGCCGAAGTCGAAGCAGTCGCCCGACTCGCGCCATCGATCTGGCTGAGGGGCGGTTTTGGGTGGCAGGAGGTCAAACTTCTGCGCTTCACGGATCCTTTCACAGGTATCGCCCATGATGGAAACGTCGCGCCCTATGCACCCGGGTTCACGGGACGCGTGGAGGGGGAAATCAGGCTTCTGGGAGGGCTCACCCTGTTTGCCGAGGCAAGGCGCACGGGCACCACCTACTTCACAGAGGATGAGAACGTCCTGTATCGGCAAAGGGAATACACAGTCGTCTCCGCCGCGCTCGTGTGGGAATTTCGCGGATGGACCGTCACAGCCCGGGGAAGCAATCTCCTGGAGGAGAAGTACCGGACACTCATCGTGCCTGGAATTGATCACGCCGTACCAGGGGCGCCGCGCACCTTATCCGTGGAAGTGGGACTTCGCTTCTGA